Proteins encoded within one genomic window of Raineyella fluvialis:
- a CDS encoding glycosyltransferase family 2 protein: MDWADGACLMMRVRDFLSVGGFDPAYFLYVEEVDLQLRLRMQGLRIRLVESARACQEPGNYTLYLKHRNLTYLTGKFSSVLSAWPWLRHWLIDSARMVRRGRLGQPLWGIRGILDGRAGRMGPPPVGLLCMRRVGNV; encoded by the coding sequence GGCGGACGGGGCGTGCCTCATGATGCGCGTGAGAGATTTTCTCTCGGTTGGTGGCTTTGATCCGGCGTACTTTCTTTACGTTGAAGAGGTGGATCTGCAGTTGCGATTGCGTATGCAGGGGCTGCGTATTCGTCTCGTGGAGTCGGCTCGGGCATGTCAGGAACCGGGAAACTACACACTATATCTGAAGCATCGGAACCTAACATATTTGACTGGGAAGTTTTCTTCGGTATTGTCGGCATGGCCATGGCTGCGCCACTGGCTCATTGACTCAGCTCGAATGGTTAGGCGTGGCAGGTTGGGTCAACCGTTGTGGGGAATTCGTGGAATTTTGGATGGCAGAGCCGGCCGAATGGGTCCGCCACCGGTAGGGTTATTGTGCATGCGCCGAGTTGGAAACGTGTGA